One genomic segment of Streptomyces sp. TLI_146 includes these proteins:
- a CDS encoding MaoC family dehydratase, whose amino-acid sequence MAEPRIFTSADELKAGVGEPLGYSDWLEIDQHRIDLFADATGDHQWIHVDPARAAAGPFGTTIAHGYLTLSLLPALVPQVLRVEGMKMGINYGTEKVRFPAPVPVGSRLRATAVLTNVEEAGGGVQVTAKVTVEREGGEKPVCVAESVSRYFF is encoded by the coding sequence ATGGCAGAGCCGAGGATCTTCACCTCCGCCGACGAGCTGAAGGCCGGAGTGGGCGAGCCGCTCGGGTACAGCGACTGGCTGGAGATCGACCAGCACCGCATCGACCTCTTCGCCGACGCCACCGGCGACCACCAGTGGATCCACGTCGACCCGGCGCGCGCCGCGGCGGGCCCGTTCGGGACGACGATCGCGCACGGCTATCTGACGCTCTCGCTCCTGCCGGCCCTGGTGCCGCAGGTGCTGCGCGTCGAGGGCATGAAGATGGGCATCAACTACGGCACGGAGAAGGTCCGCTTCCCCGCCCCGGTCCCGGTCGGCTCCCGTCTGCGCGCGACCGCCGTGCTCACGAACGTCGAGGAGGCGGGCGGCGGCGTCCAGGTGACCGCGAAGGTCACGGTGGAGCGGGAGGGCGGCGAGAAGCCGGTGTGCGTGGCGGAGTCGGTGTCGCGGTACTTCTTCTGA
- the soxR gene encoding redox-sensitive transcriptional activator SoxR: MPQIPEKVHELTVGQLSARSGAAVSALHFYESKGLISSRRTSGNQRRYGRDVLRRVAFVRAAQRVGIPLATIRDALAELPEERTPTREDWARLSETWRSELDERIKQLSRLRDHLTDCIGCGCLSLETCVLSNPDDISGDRLTGSRLLPERKKKRAAAEAPSCETC; encoded by the coding sequence GTGCCGCAGATTCCAGAGAAGGTCCATGAGCTCACGGTCGGCCAGCTGTCCGCCCGAAGCGGGGCCGCCGTTTCCGCCCTGCATTTCTACGAGTCCAAGGGTCTGATCAGCAGCCGCCGCACCTCGGGCAACCAGCGCCGTTACGGCCGTGACGTGCTGCGCCGGGTCGCCTTCGTGCGGGCCGCCCAGCGCGTGGGCATCCCGCTCGCCACCATCCGGGACGCCCTCGCCGAACTCCCCGAGGAGCGCACCCCGACCCGTGAGGACTGGGCGCGGCTCTCCGAGACCTGGCGCTCCGAACTCGACGAGCGCATCAAGCAGTTGAGCCGCCTCCGCGACCACCTCACCGACTGCATCGGCTGCGGATGCCTGTCCCTGGAGACCTGTGTCCTGTCCAACCCGGACGACATCTCCGGCGACCGCCTCACCGGCTCGCGGCTGCTGCCCGAGCGCAAGAAGAAGCGGGCCGCGGCCGAGGCCCCGTCGTGCGAGACCTGTTAG
- a CDS encoding penicillin acylase family protein has product MRRPTARLRTATAATVIALAAALLAPLGQAGAAEPPNSDYCLGRCGDILPPGENGNATLVEILGNKAFGTHPAHSDDQLGKYDALVAGQSSLTDDKLNSFFNDASFGVPGGQVASTSSPRPDVTITRDKATGVPHIKGTTRYGTEYGAGYAAGQDRLWLMDLFRHIGRGELTSFAGGALANQGLEQEFWPQAPYTEADLQAQVDRIRTVNGPRGEQAMADAQAYVDGINAYAKQSKDGRYFPGEYVLTGKIDAITNIGEIQPFKVTDLIALASVVGGLFGGGGGGEVQAALSLQAAQAKYGVAEGTKVWESFRERNDPEAALTVHDGTSFPYATKPANARGTALPDPGTVVPEQLVYDRTGSALTKAKADVRVPERLKPLKGIFNSGALPGFDIGKPRGMSNALLVSGSRTASGNPVAVFGPQTGYFAPQLLMLQEIQGPGISARGASFAGVGMYVQLGRGQDYAWSATSAGQDITDTYTVELCQDAAHYLYRGVCTPMEKLEKTNAWKPTTADNTAAGSYRMQVWRTNYGIVTARATVGGKQVAYTSLRSTYRHEADSIIGFQMFNDPTYVKDAATFQQAAQHVDYAFNWFYADSRTAAYYNSGKNPVRNPDVDPSLPIAADRAYEWQGFDPAYNTADYTPPAQHPQSVGQDYYISWNNKQAKDYTSAGFGNGSVHRGNLLDDRVKALVAQGGVTRAALTRAMAQAAVTDLRGEDVLPELLKVIRSAPVNDPQLATAVGQLESWKADGTQRRETAQGSHTYTHPDAVRLMDAWWPLLVEAEFRPGLGDGLYSALTSNLSTDEAPSAGHGPTGAHAGSAFQYGWWSYADKDLRSVLGEPVQGALARKYCGDGSLSACRDALLATLKQAAAKTPAQVYPGDAGCAAGNQWCADSIVQRPLGGISQNAINWQNRPTYQQVVEFASHR; this is encoded by the coding sequence ATGCGACGACCCACCGCACGGCTCAGAACCGCCACCGCCGCCACCGTGATCGCCCTCGCGGCCGCCCTGCTCGCCCCTCTCGGCCAGGCCGGCGCCGCCGAACCCCCCAACAGCGACTACTGCCTGGGGCGGTGCGGCGACATCCTGCCGCCCGGCGAGAACGGCAACGCCACCCTTGTCGAGATCCTCGGCAACAAGGCCTTCGGCACCCATCCCGCGCACAGCGACGACCAGCTCGGCAAGTACGACGCGCTCGTCGCGGGCCAGTCCTCGCTCACCGACGACAAGCTCAACTCCTTCTTCAACGACGCCTCCTTCGGGGTGCCCGGCGGCCAGGTGGCCTCCACCAGCTCCCCGCGCCCCGACGTCACCATCACCCGCGACAAGGCCACCGGCGTCCCGCACATCAAGGGCACCACCCGTTACGGAACCGAGTACGGCGCCGGGTACGCGGCCGGCCAGGACCGGCTCTGGCTGATGGACCTGTTCCGGCACATCGGGCGCGGCGAGCTCACCTCGTTCGCGGGCGGCGCGCTCGCCAACCAGGGCCTGGAGCAGGAGTTCTGGCCGCAGGCCCCGTACACCGAGGCCGACCTCCAGGCCCAGGTCGACCGGATCCGCACCGTCAACGGCCCGCGCGGCGAGCAGGCCATGGCGGACGCGCAGGCGTATGTGGACGGCATCAACGCCTACGCCAAGCAGTCCAAGGACGGCCGGTACTTCCCCGGCGAGTACGTCCTCACCGGCAAGATCGACGCCATCACCAACATCGGGGAGATCCAGCCGTTCAAGGTCACCGACCTGATCGCGCTCGCCTCCGTCGTCGGCGGGCTTTTCGGCGGGGGAGGCGGCGGCGAGGTGCAGGCCGCGCTCTCGCTCCAGGCCGCGCAGGCCAAGTACGGCGTCGCCGAGGGCACCAAGGTCTGGGAGTCCTTCCGCGAGCGCAACGACCCCGAGGCCGCGCTCACCGTCCACGACGGCACCAGCTTCCCGTACGCCACCAAGCCCGCCAACGCGCGCGGCACCGCACTGCCCGACCCCGGCACGGTCGTGCCCGAACAGCTCGTCTACGACCGCACCGGCTCGGCGCTCACCAAGGCCAAGGCCGACGTACGCGTACCCGAGCGGCTCAAGCCGCTCAAGGGCATTTTCAACAGCGGCGCCCTGCCCGGCTTCGACATCGGCAAGCCGCGCGGGATGTCCAACGCGCTGCTCGTCTCCGGCAGCCGCACCGCCAGCGGCAACCCGGTCGCCGTCTTCGGCCCGCAGACCGGCTACTTCGCCCCGCAGCTGCTGATGCTCCAGGAGATCCAGGGCCCGGGCATCAGCGCCCGCGGCGCCTCCTTCGCGGGCGTCGGCATGTATGTGCAGCTCGGCCGGGGCCAGGACTACGCCTGGTCGGCCACCTCCGCCGGGCAGGACATCACCGACACCTACACCGTCGAGCTCTGCCAGGACGCGGCCCACTACCTCTACCGGGGCGTGTGCACCCCGATGGAGAAGCTGGAGAAGACCAACGCCTGGAAGCCGACCACCGCCGACAACACGGCCGCCGGCTCCTACCGGATGCAGGTCTGGCGCACCAACTACGGCATCGTCACCGCCCGCGCCACGGTCGGCGGCAAGCAGGTCGCGTACACCTCGCTGCGCTCGACCTACCGCCACGAGGCCGACTCGATCATCGGCTTCCAGATGTTCAACGACCCGACGTACGTCAAGGACGCGGCCACCTTCCAGCAAGCCGCCCAGCACGTCGACTACGCCTTCAACTGGTTCTACGCGGACTCCCGCACCGCCGCGTACTACAACAGCGGCAAGAACCCGGTCCGCAACCCGGACGTCGACCCGTCGCTGCCGATCGCGGCCGACCGCGCCTATGAGTGGCAGGGCTTCGACCCGGCCTACAACACCGCCGACTACACCCCGCCCGCCCAGCACCCGCAGTCCGTGGGGCAGGACTACTACATCTCCTGGAACAACAAGCAGGCCAAGGACTACACGTCCGCCGGGTTCGGCAACGGCTCGGTGCACCGGGGCAACCTCCTCGACGACCGGGTCAAGGCGCTGGTCGCGCAGGGCGGGGTGACCCGGGCCGCGCTCACCCGGGCGATGGCGCAGGCCGCCGTCACCGATCTGCGCGGCGAGGACGTGCTGCCCGAGCTCCTGAAGGTCATCCGCAGCGCGCCCGTCAACGATCCGCAACTGGCCACGGCTGTGGGGCAGTTGGAGTCGTGGAAGGCGGACGGGACCCAGCGCCGGGAGACCGCGCAGGGCTCGCACACCTACACCCACCCGGACGCCGTGCGGCTGATGGACGCGTGGTGGCCGCTACTGGTCGAGGCCGAGTTCCGGCCGGGGCTCGGGGACGGGCTGTACTCGGCGCTCACCTCGAACCTGTCCACGGACGAGGCACCGTCGGCCGGGCACGGCCCGACCGGGGCGCACGCCGGATCCGCCTTCCAGTACGGCTGGTGGAGCTACGCGGACAAGGATCTGCGGTCGGTGCTCGGCGAGCCCGTGCAGGGGGCGCTGGCCCGGAAGTACTGCGGCGACGGGAGCCTCTCCGCCTGCCGTGACGCCCTCCTGGCCACGCTGAAGCAGGCGGCCGCCAAGACGCCCGCGCAGGTGTATCCCGGTGACGCGGGGTGCGCCGCCGGCAACCAGTGGTGTGCCGACTCGATCGTGCAGCGGCCGCTGGGCGGGATTTCGCAGAACGCGATCAACTGGCAGAACCGGCCTACGTATCAGCAGGTCGTGGAGTTCGCTTCGCACCGGTAG
- a CDS encoding erythromycin esterase family protein, whose translation MHLFHDTHHRPRQALLLLLGLTLSVFTAAVPAARAAEPPTPERQLAQSAQPLDDLRPLGRMVGSADIVGLGEATHNSHEFFAAKRRVFQYLVEKKGFTTFALETAWSSGMRVNAYVLRGEGDPERIVREEFQSSYAMWRTREYLDLIRWMRGYNLHHDRKVQFMGDDVGYAGPRLFDEVSAYTAKRYPALLPRLTALYKDSRPTAGVDDTMNGRLKRPLAERRRQADEVRRAYELLAAQRPGPDRAEHAWILQYARTIAQTGAMWSFDFFDDGQLRESRLYRDRIMAENTVWWQRQTGHRMLLSAHNGHVGYAPTLSAEYPKVQGAFIREAVGAAYMNIGFTFGQGSFNALDLNDPAEPIREFTVGPPEPGSNEEVLERVSPRDYYLDLRKVANPAKDWLGAFRPTRSIGNSWPQDADRTRLGPSFDVLVHLHRITAAHRL comes from the coding sequence ATGCATCTGTTCCACGACACCCACCACCGCCCGCGCCAGGCCTTACTGCTGCTGCTCGGCCTGACGCTCAGCGTCTTCACGGCGGCCGTCCCGGCGGCCCGGGCGGCCGAACCCCCCACCCCGGAACGGCAGTTGGCGCAGTCGGCCCAGCCCCTGGACGACCTGCGGCCGCTCGGCCGGATGGTCGGCTCGGCCGACATCGTGGGACTCGGCGAGGCGACGCACAACTCGCACGAGTTCTTCGCGGCCAAGCGGCGCGTGTTCCAGTACCTCGTCGAGAAGAAGGGCTTCACCACCTTCGCCCTGGAGACGGCCTGGTCCTCGGGGATGCGCGTCAACGCCTATGTGCTGCGCGGCGAGGGCGACCCCGAGCGGATCGTGCGCGAGGAGTTCCAGAGCTCGTACGCGATGTGGCGGACCCGGGAGTACCTCGACCTGATCCGCTGGATGCGCGGCTACAACCTGCACCACGACCGCAAGGTCCAGTTCATGGGCGACGACGTGGGGTACGCGGGCCCCCGGCTCTTCGACGAGGTGAGCGCGTACACCGCGAAGCGCTACCCCGCGCTGCTGCCCCGGCTCACCGCCCTCTACAAGGACTCGCGGCCCACGGCGGGCGTCGACGACACCATGAACGGCAGGCTCAAGCGCCCGCTCGCCGAACGCAGGCGGCAGGCCGACGAGGTGCGCCGGGCCTACGAACTGCTCGCGGCCCAGCGCCCCGGACCCGACCGGGCCGAGCACGCCTGGATCCTCCAGTACGCCCGCACCATCGCGCAGACCGGCGCCATGTGGTCATTCGACTTCTTCGACGACGGCCAGCTGCGCGAGTCGCGGCTCTACCGGGACCGGATCATGGCCGAGAACACCGTGTGGTGGCAGCGCCAGACCGGGCACAGGATGCTGCTCTCCGCGCACAACGGCCATGTCGGGTACGCCCCGACGCTCAGCGCCGAGTACCCGAAGGTGCAGGGCGCCTTCATCCGGGAGGCGGTCGGCGCCGCGTACATGAACATCGGATTCACCTTCGGACAGGGCTCGTTCAACGCCCTGGACCTGAACGACCCGGCCGAGCCGATCCGCGAGTTCACCGTAGGGCCGCCCGAGCCGGGCAGCAACGAGGAGGTCCTCGAACGCGTCTCACCGCGCGACTACTACCTCGATCTGCGCAAGGTGGCGAACCCGGCCAAGGACTGGCTGGGCGCTTTCCGGCCGACGCGGTCCATCGGGAACTCCTGGCCGCAGGACGCCGACCGGACGCGGCTCGGCCCTTCGTTCGACGTACTGGTGCACCTCCACCGGATAACCGCGGCGCACCGGCTCTGA
- a CDS encoding serine-threonine protein kinase, whose amino-acid sequence MPDIGVEPYREITFDADGDASPAERAALAELDVTDLVMFSHGWNNTPSVATALYRHFFAPFPGLLAEAGPAGARVRLGYAGIVWPSIRFADEQIPNFPHNALAVEPGAGLDPATVDALKRAFPEHGVTVDALARLLDEQPDSEEAFRQFGILARELVADDVESSGFAADTVGEGAGAAALLTDDTLGLCREYTLALSDTGMRVEPGPPGPSFSLGNSLKHLWHGAKEVLRQTTYYEMKRRSGKVGQLGLGPLLGELARTRPAMRIHLVGHSQGGRLVAFALKGLPEGARTVKSVTLLEGAFSHYAFAERLPSGLDGAGALAALHRRVDGPVVSCYSRFDTALGVIYPLASKLAGDYQGLLALDRRWWAIGHDGIQSVSPCTELTLAEVLRDGVPDSGCVSVNAESVVRAGGPPSGAHSDICHPELARVVLAAGRIACT is encoded by the coding sequence ATGCCGGACATCGGAGTCGAGCCATATCGGGAGATCACCTTCGACGCGGACGGCGACGCCTCCCCGGCGGAGCGCGCGGCCCTCGCGGAGCTGGACGTCACCGATCTGGTGATGTTCTCGCACGGCTGGAACAACACCCCGTCGGTCGCGACGGCCCTGTACCGCCACTTCTTCGCCCCCTTCCCCGGCCTGCTGGCCGAGGCGGGCCCGGCCGGGGCGCGGGTGCGCCTCGGGTACGCCGGAATCGTGTGGCCCTCCATCCGCTTCGCCGACGAGCAGATCCCCAACTTCCCGCACAACGCGCTGGCCGTGGAGCCGGGCGCGGGCCTGGACCCGGCGACCGTGGACGCGCTCAAGCGGGCGTTCCCCGAGCACGGGGTGACCGTCGACGCGCTGGCCCGGCTGCTCGACGAACAGCCGGACTCGGAGGAGGCATTCCGCCAATTCGGCATCCTGGCCCGTGAGTTGGTGGCGGATGACGTGGAATCGTCTGGCTTCGCCGCCGACACCGTGGGCGAGGGCGCGGGCGCGGCGGCGCTCCTCACGGACGACACGCTCGGGCTGTGCCGGGAGTACACGCTCGCCCTGTCCGACACCGGTATGCGGGTCGAACCGGGCCCGCCCGGCCCCTCGTTCTCGCTCGGCAACTCGCTCAAGCACCTGTGGCACGGCGCCAAGGAGGTGCTGCGGCAGACCACGTACTACGAGATGAAGCGCCGGTCGGGCAAGGTCGGCCAGCTCGGGCTCGGGCCGCTGCTCGGCGAGCTCGCCCGGACCAGACCCGCGATGCGGATCCATCTGGTCGGGCACAGCCAGGGCGGGCGGCTGGTCGCGTTCGCGCTGAAGGGGCTGCCGGAGGGGGCGCGCACCGTCAAGTCGGTGACCCTGCTCGAAGGGGCCTTCTCGCACTACGCGTTCGCCGAGCGGCTGCCGTCGGGGCTCGACGGGGCGGGCGCGCTCGCGGCGCTGCACCGACGGGTCGACGGCCCGGTGGTCTCCTGCTACTCGCGCTTCGACACCGCCCTCGGGGTGATATACCCGCTGGCGTCGAAGCTCGCCGGGGACTACCAGGGCCTGCTGGCACTCGACCGCCGCTGGTGGGCGATCGGCCACGACGGCATCCAGTCGGTGTCCCCGTGCACCGAACTCACCCTGGCGGAGGTGCTGCGGGACGGGGTGCCCGACTCGGGCTGTGTGAGCGTCAACGCCGAGTCGGTGGTCCGAGCGGGCGGCCCGCCCTCGGGCGCCCACTCGGACATCTGCCACCCGGAACTGGCGAGGGTGGTACTGGCGGCGGGCCGGATCGCCTGTACCTGA
- a CDS encoding SDR family oxidoreductase, whose translation MGSVQGVQGAAVVVTGAGGGIGAALARRFAAEGARVVVNDLDEAKARRTAEEIGAIAVPGDASGVVPLAREALGGTIDVYCANAGLGSGGSEAAPEDVWEAAWDVNVMAHVRAARELLPEWLERGGGRFVSTVSAAGLLTMIGAAPYSVTKHGALAFAEWLSLTYRHRGVRVHAICPQGVRTDMLAATGSAGDLVLAPTAIEPAAVADALFAAMAEERFLVLPHPEVAGFYGARAGDPDRWLTSMNHLQQKWEAGGA comes from the coding sequence ATGGGTTCGGTCCAGGGCGTCCAGGGCGCGGCAGTGGTGGTCACCGGGGCGGGCGGCGGCATCGGCGCCGCGCTCGCGCGCAGATTCGCGGCGGAGGGCGCCCGGGTGGTCGTCAACGACCTCGACGAGGCCAAGGCCCGCAGGACCGCCGAGGAGATCGGCGCGATCGCCGTCCCCGGCGACGCCTCCGGCGTCGTCCCGCTCGCCCGCGAGGCGCTGGGCGGGACCATCGACGTCTACTGCGCCAACGCGGGCCTGGGCTCGGGCGGTTCGGAGGCCGCGCCCGAGGACGTCTGGGAGGCCGCCTGGGACGTCAACGTGATGGCCCACGTCCGCGCCGCCCGCGAGCTGCTGCCCGAGTGGCTGGAGCGCGGCGGCGGCCGGTTCGTGTCGACCGTGTCGGCGGCCGGGCTGCTCACCATGATCGGCGCGGCCCCGTACAGCGTCACCAAGCACGGCGCCCTCGCCTTCGCCGAGTGGCTCTCGCTCACCTACCGCCACCGGGGCGTGCGGGTCCACGCGATCTGCCCGCAGGGCGTGCGCACCGACATGCTGGCCGCCACCGGCTCGGCCGGGGACCTGGTGCTCGCGCCGACCGCGATCGAGCCGGCGGCCGTCGCCGACGCGCTGTTCGCGGCGATGGCCGAGGAGCGGTTCCTGGTGCTGCCGCACCCGGAGGTCGCCGGCTTCTACGGGGCGCGGGCCGGGGATCCGGACCGCTGGCTCACCTCCATGAACCACCTCCAGCAGAAGTGGGAGGCGGGCGGCGCATGA
- a CDS encoding TetR/AcrR family transcriptional regulator, translating into MDAAEQTVGGEDKPWGEVTPEAARRLLVAAVEAFAERGYHATTTRDIAGRAGMSPAALYIHYKTKEELLHRISRIGHDKALEILETAAAAPGTAADRLDGAVRSFVRWHAGHHMTARVVQYELDALGAEHRTEIVGLRRRSDAAVRRILNDGVAAGEFDVPDVPGTTLAVLSLCIDVARWFNTEGRRTPDEVGALYADLVLRMVGAQPK; encoded by the coding sequence ATGGACGCGGCTGAGCAGACGGTGGGCGGCGAGGACAAGCCGTGGGGCGAGGTCACGCCCGAGGCCGCCCGGAGGCTGCTGGTCGCCGCCGTGGAGGCGTTCGCGGAGCGCGGCTACCACGCCACGACGACCCGTGACATCGCGGGCCGCGCCGGGATGAGCCCGGCCGCGCTCTACATCCACTACAAGACCAAGGAAGAGCTGCTCCACCGGATCAGCAGGATCGGCCACGACAAGGCCCTGGAGATCCTGGAGACGGCGGCGGCCGCTCCCGGCACCGCCGCCGACCGGCTCGACGGCGCCGTCCGCTCCTTCGTACGGTGGCACGCCGGGCACCATATGACCGCCCGCGTGGTGCAGTACGAGCTCGACGCGCTCGGCGCCGAGCACCGCACCGAGATCGTGGGCCTGCGCCGCCGCAGCGACGCCGCCGTGCGGCGCATCCTCAACGACGGCGTGGCGGCGGGCGAGTTCGACGTCCCGGACGTCCCCGGCACCACGCTCGCGGTCCTGTCGCTCTGCATCGACGTGGCCCGCTGGTTCAACACGGAGGGCCGCCGCACCCCGGACGAGGTCGGCGCGCTCTACGCGGACCTGGTGCTGCGGATGGTGGGGGCGCAGCCCAAGTAG
- a CDS encoding exo-beta-N-acetylmuramidase NamZ domain-containing protein, which produces MSLSRRGLLAGTGTAAAGAVVAGAAPARARHRPGPVRTGFDRLAAGGYRALAGRKVGVVTNPTGVTADVRHIVDVMHADPRVDLVAVFGPEHGFRGTAQAGGSEGRYDDPATGLPVYDTYGVSGQALAAVFTASGVDTVVFDIQDVGARFYTYIWTLYDCMEAAALAGKRFVVLDRPNPVTGRAASGPVLDKAFATFVGREPIAQAHGMTVGELAGLFDTEFLGGRVRVETVRMTGWRREGFFDSTGLPWVPPSPNMPTPDTALVYAGTCMFEGTNLSEGRGTTRPFELLGAEGVDGRWAAAVNALELPGVRFREAYFTPSFSKFQGKTVGGVQLHVHDRESYDPVRTGVALLVTAKKVWSGFAWRPDHWIDKLTGSATVRTLIDAGAGTDEVVGAWQTGLTAFRATRARYLLYR; this is translated from the coding sequence ATGAGCCTGTCCAGACGGGGCCTGCTGGCCGGAACGGGAACAGCGGCGGCGGGCGCGGTGGTCGCGGGCGCGGCTCCCGCCCGGGCCCGCCACCGCCCCGGGCCCGTGCGGACCGGCTTCGACCGGCTGGCCGCCGGCGGCTACCGGGCGCTGGCGGGCCGCAAGGTGGGCGTGGTCACCAACCCGACCGGCGTGACGGCGGACGTCCGGCACATCGTGGACGTCATGCACGCCGACCCGCGCGTGGACCTGGTCGCGGTGTTCGGGCCCGAGCACGGCTTCCGGGGCACCGCGCAGGCGGGCGGCTCCGAGGGCCGCTACGACGACCCGGCGACCGGGCTGCCGGTGTACGACACGTACGGCGTCAGCGGTCAGGCGCTCGCCGCCGTGTTCACCGCGTCGGGCGTGGACACGGTCGTCTTCGACATCCAGGACGTGGGCGCGCGCTTCTACACGTACATCTGGACGCTCTACGACTGCATGGAGGCGGCCGCGCTCGCCGGGAAGCGGTTCGTGGTCCTGGACCGGCCGAACCCGGTGACCGGGCGGGCGGCGAGCGGGCCCGTGCTCGACAAGGCGTTCGCGACCTTCGTCGGGCGCGAGCCGATCGCGCAGGCGCACGGGATGACGGTGGGCGAGCTGGCGGGGCTCTTCGACACCGAGTTCCTTGGCGGGCGCGTACGGGTGGAGACCGTACGGATGACGGGCTGGCGGCGCGAGGGTTTCTTCGACTCCACCGGACTGCCCTGGGTCCCGCCGAGCCCCAATATGCCGACCCCCGACACGGCGCTCGTCTACGCGGGCACCTGCATGTTCGAGGGCACCAACCTCTCCGAGGGGCGCGGCACCACCCGGCCCTTCGAGTTGCTCGGCGCGGAGGGCGTCGACGGGCGCTGGGCGGCGGCCGTGAACGCCCTGGAGCTGCCGGGGGTGCGCTTCCGAGAGGCGTACTTCACGCCCAGCTTCTCCAAGTTCCAGGGAAAGACGGTCGGCGGCGTCCAACTGCACGTCCACGACCGCGAGTCGTACGACCCGGTGCGCACCGGCGTAGCGCTCCTGGTGACGGCGAAGAAGGTGTGGAGCGGCTTCGCGTGGCGGCCGGACCACTGGATCGACAAGCTCACCGGGTCGGCCACCGTCCGCACCCTGATCGACGCGGGCGCGGGCACCGACGAGGTGGTGGGCGCCTGGCAGACCGGACTCACGGCGTTCCGCGCGACCCGGGCGCGGTATCTGCTCTACCGGTGA
- a CDS encoding AMP-binding protein — MTSPYAAKPWLGQLTEAQRAPVSPPASVVHAFRAAVLRAPDRTALAYFDGRLGYRETDALSDSVAGHLAARGIQPGDRVAIMLQNTPHFVIALLGAWKAGAVVVPLNPMYKSAEVGHVLGDSEAAALICSDRAWEAYLRDTAAASPVRIALTACELDLQSRDDARVLAFERLPRPADTDDLLAVARQGLPAPGGREPAPDATALISYTSGTSGTPKGAMNTHAGITYNAERQRTGHPIAEGAGYFALAPLFHITGMVCQLAACVANAGTLILAYRFHPGVVLDAFAEHRPAYTVGPSTAFMALAAAPGVTRDHFDSFRVISSGGAPVPPALVEKFRAAFGPYLRNGYGLTECTAPCASVPPEREAPVDPVSGTLSVGLPGPDTVVRIVDEEGEEVPLGEQGEIVVRGPQVVPGYWRRPEATAETFPDGELRTGDIGFMDRDGWLYVVDRKKDMINASGFKVWPREVEDVLYGHPAVREAAVVGVPDPYRGENVKAYVSLRPGAEATPGELSAYCEERLAAYKYPRQVEVLAELPKTASGKILRRELRSRH; from the coding sequence ATGACCTCTCCGTACGCGGCCAAGCCCTGGCTCGGGCAGCTCACCGAGGCCCAGCGGGCGCCGGTCAGCCCGCCCGCGAGCGTGGTGCACGCCTTCCGCGCCGCCGTCCTGCGCGCCCCCGACCGCACCGCGCTCGCCTACTTCGACGGCCGGCTCGGCTACCGCGAGACCGACGCGCTCTCCGACTCGGTGGCCGGCCACCTCGCGGCCCGGGGCATCCAGCCCGGCGACCGGGTCGCGATCATGCTCCAGAACACCCCGCACTTCGTGATCGCGCTGCTCGGCGCCTGGAAGGCGGGCGCTGTCGTCGTCCCGCTCAACCCGATGTACAAGTCGGCCGAGGTCGGGCACGTGCTCGGCGACTCCGAAGCCGCCGCATTGATCTGCTCCGACCGGGCGTGGGAGGCGTATCTGCGGGACACCGCCGCCGCCTCGCCCGTCCGGATCGCGCTGACCGCCTGCGAGCTCGACCTGCAGAGCCGCGACGACGCGCGCGTGCTCGCCTTCGAGCGGCTGCCGCGCCCCGCCGACACCGACGATCTGCTGGCCGTCGCCCGGCAGGGCCTGCCCGCCCCGGGCGGGCGCGAACCCGCCCCGGACGCCACGGCGCTGATCAGCTACACCTCGGGGACCAGCGGCACCCCCAAGGGCGCCATGAACACCCACGCGGGCATCACCTACAACGCCGAGCGCCAGCGCACCGGCCACCCGATAGCCGAGGGCGCGGGCTACTTCGCGCTGGCCCCGCTCTTCCACATCACCGGCATGGTCTGCCAGCTCGCCGCGTGCGTCGCCAACGCGGGCACGCTGATCCTCGCCTACCGCTTCCACCCCGGTGTGGTCCTCGACGCCTTCGCCGAGCACCGCCCGGCCTACACCGTGGGCCCCTCCACCGCCTTCATGGCGCTGGCGGCCGCGCCCGGCGTCACCCGCGACCACTTCGACTCCTTCCGGGTGATCTCCTCGGGCGGCGCACCGGTGCCGCCCGCGCTCGTGGAGAAGTTCCGGGCGGCGTTCGGCCCGTATCTGCGCAACGGCTACGGGCTCACCGAGTGCACCGCCCCCTGCGCCTCGGTGCCGCCGGAGCGGGAGGCCCCGGTCGACCCGGTCTCGGGCACCCTCTCGGTCGGGCTGCCCGGCCCCGACACGGTCGTACGGATCGTCGACGAGGAGGGCGAGGAGGTGCCGCTGGGCGAGCAGGGCGAGATCGTGGTGCGCGGCCCGCAGGTCGTGCCCGGATACTGGCGCCGCCCCGAGGCCACCGCCGAGACCTTCCCGGACGGCGAACTGCGCACCGGCGACATCGGGTTCATGGACCGGGACGGCTGGCTCTACGTCGTCGACCGCAAGAAGGACATGATCAACGCGTCCGGCTTCAAGGTCTGGCCGCGCGAGGTCGAGGACGTGCTCTACGGTCACCCGGCGGTGCGCGAGGCGGCCGTCGTCGGCGTCCCCGACCCGTACCGGGGCGAGAACGTCAAGGCGTACGTGAGTCTGCGCCCCGGCGCCGAGGCCACCCCCGGCGAGCTCTCCGCGTACTGCGAGGAGCGGCTGGCGGCGTACAAATATCCCCGGCAGGTCGAGGTACTCGCGGAGCTTCCCAAGACGGCGAGTGGGAAGATCCTCAGGCGGGAACTGCGTTCTCGCCACTAG